In Ptychodera flava strain L36383 chromosome 17, AS_Pfla_20210202, whole genome shotgun sequence, one genomic interval encodes:
- the LOC139116123 gene encoding O-acyltransferase like protein-like, producing MLNEMVKIIKAALSTVAVIVLLGRFVEAQNVMDATFVVLARTHQNDTNTTNPLKAVTMPCYRDTVQYMLDFNTSKTYARSMYYSTGGIRLDMDLTWNIKDVGDFTMCRRSVRSEMHGTSFVGKYCLTDTNVNPIYELTIGVCLPNSCSDEDVQILVRAGYFERDPALPSWTDTRTMCSPVSYPWRWSDFLAIFICVVLSVFIVCCTIYDIIRRRRKIKKKKEEASKISPENSGLQNLEDNGEVQESAEGPTPVQNRTTLTAEVMIEEPSQPPISAKDSKTKGKLADVAIAFSILDTGSKILNTNPAKGSIGCLNGIRVISMFWIIVFHTWLFLTGIGYLRNVRYVQEYIKTQHAAYFLINGELGVEAFFVLGGLLVSYLTLKQIDKSGGARKVSWLRFFAHRYLRLTPAYAFILLLYSTITIHMGEGIWWPYWYPFQHICNTWWANLLYIHNWYPFPGSTSECMGWSWYLSVDMQLYFISPLFIVLLYNRWVIGIVVSVITTLCSFAISAYLNFALSRSIGTPHSYGEPALPEGSWLYTKPYYRITQYLIGIILGYVLFRLKGKKVKIHKVLNVFLWCCSTIVAYLVIYGPYFSTDENPTPQAASILYLSTHRFLLSACIGWVIFACATGNGGPVDRFLSWRGWLPLARVNYCAYLLHLTVILMYTWSLKYLWFYSNFNLAAVSIAMVAITYALAVIFTMVIEIPIIGLEKIFFPVKNKKN from the exons ATGTTAAACGAAATGGTTAAGATAATTAAGGCTGCTCTATCCACCGTAGCAGTGATAGTACTACTTGGCCGTTTTGTTGAGGCACAAAACGTCATGGACGCTACATTCGTTGTGCTGGCTCGAACACACCAGAATGACACCAACACGACCAATCCGCTGAAAGCGGTCACCATGCCCTGTTACCGGGACACAGTACAGTATATGCTAGACTTTAATACATCGAAAACATACGCCAGGAGTA TGTATTATTCGACAGGAGGAATTCGATTAGATATGGATTTAACGTGGAATATCAAAGATGTTGGTGATTTCACCATGTGCCGGCGTTCAGTGCGATCGGAGATGCATGGAACCTCATTCGTTGGGAAATATTGTTTGACTGACACAAACGTTAATCCG ATTTACGAGCTCACAATAGGTGTGTGCTTGCCAAATTCCTGTTCCGATGAAGATGTTCAGATTCTTGTCAGGGCAG GGTATTTCGAGCGGGACCCTGCGTTGCCATCATGGACAGATACTAGAACCATGTGTTCACCAGTCTCTTATCCATGGCGGTGGAGCGACTTCCTTGCCAT ATTTATCTGTGTAGTGTTGTCAGTCTTTATCGTATGCTGTACAATATACGATATAATACGAAGAAGAaggaaaatcaagaaaaagaaagagGAGGCCTCCAAGATATCCCCGGAAAACAGCGGACTTCAAAATCTAGAAGATAATGGAGAGGTTCAAGAATCAGCGGAAGGACCAACGCCTGTACAGAACCGCACTACTTTGACAGCCGAGGTTATGATTGAAGAACCGAGTCAGCCTCCAATTTCAGCGAAAGACAGCAAAACGAAAG GCAAACTTGCCGACGTCGCCATTGCCTTCTCTATCCTTGACACTGGAAGCAAAATCTTAAATACGAACCCAGCCAAGGGAAGTATTGGATGTTTGAACGGTATACGTGTTATCAGCATGTTTTGGATAATAGTATTCCATACCTGGCTGTTCCTGACAGGGATCGGTTACCTCA GGAACGTACGTTACGTACAAGAATACATTAAGACCCAACACGCAgcttattttttgataaatggtGAACTTGGCGTTGAAGCCTTCTTCGTACTCGG TGGTCTTCTGGTGTCCTATCTTACTCTGAAGCAAATTGACAAGAGTGGCGGAGCAAGGAAAGTTAGCTGGTTACGCTTTTTCGCCCATCGTTATCTGCGACTCACACCGGCCTACGCATTCATTCTACTGTTGTATTCCACAATAACTATACATATGGGCGAAGGTatctggtggccatattggtaTCCATTCCAGCATATATGCAATACGTGGTGGGCAAACCTACTCTACATCCATAATTGGTATCCTTTTCCTGGAAGTACCAGTGAG TGCATGGGCTGGTCTTGGTATTTATCCGTTGATATGCAGCTGTATTTTATCAGTCCGTTGTTCATCGTCCTTTTGTACAA TCGATGGGTCATCGGCATCGTTGTCAGTGTTATCACCACACTGTGTTCCTTCGCTATATCCGCTTACTTAAACTTCGCTTTGAGCAGGTCCATAGGAACCCCACATAG CTATGGGGAACCCGCATTGCCAGAGGGATCGTGGCTGTACACAAAGCCATACTACAGGATAACTCAATATCTTATCGGTATTATCCTCGGCTATGTCTTGTTCAGACTGAAAGGAAAGAAGGTCAAAATTCACAAG GTTCTCAACGTCTTTCTATGGTGCTGTTCTACAATAGTTGCCTATCTGGTTATTTATGGACCATACTTCAGTACCGATGAAAACCCTACCCCACAGGCGGCGTCAATTCTCTACCTTTCCACCCACCGATTTTTACTCTCTGCTTGCATCGGATGGGTTATATTTGCTTGCGCCACTGGAAATGGAG GACCAGTGGATCGATTTCTCTCCTGGCGTGGATGGTTGCCTCTAGCTCGTGTGAATTACTGCGCTTATCTGCTACATTTAACCGTGATATTAATGTACACTTGGAGTTTGAAATACCTGTGGTTTTATTCGAACTTTAACCTG GCCGCGGTATCGATAGCAATGGTCGCCATAACTTACGCTCTCGCAGTGATCTTCACCATGGTGATAGAGATACCGATAATTGGTCTGGAAAAGATCTTTTTCCCTGTCAAGAACAAGAAGAACTAG